From Vicinamibacterales bacterium:
TCGGCCTCGGCCTGAGCCTCGTCCGCGCCATCGTCCACGCCCACAAGGGCCGCGTCGAGGTCCACTCGACGCTCGGCCAGGGCTCGACGTTCACCGTCAACCTGCCTGCGAGCACCACGCACCAAACACCGTCCAGCGCACGAGGCACATAGCACTCAGCACTTCCTCCCTTTCACAGATGTAATCTCCCGGTAACGACCGTGTAATGCGGTTTGTCGTCCTACTGATCAGAGGACGAACACCATGAAGACTGACCGCTATCACCTGAGAGTCTCGCCGCGCCTCCGGCTCGGCATCCTGGCGACGTTGATTCTGGCCGTTGGCGTGCTGGCTGGCTGGACGGCATCTGGCTCGGCCGTTGACGCAGCCTCTGCTCGGGCCGTCGCCACGGTCGCCACCGACACGCAAGCGCCAAACCCTGCTATCGGGCCAAGGGCCGCGATCACCGGCCCACAGGCCTCGTACGCCGACCTGGTGAGCCAGGTCGGACCCGCCGTCGTGACGATCCGGTCGGAGCGGCTCGTCCGGGCGACGAGTTCGCCGTTCGGCGGCGACGAATCACTGCTCGAACAGCTTCTCGGACGCCAGGGGCGGAGGACGCCCCGGCAACGGCCGCATGAAGAAGGTGCCCTCGGATCCGGCGTCATCGTCGCTCCGGACGGGTATATCCTGACCAACCATCACGTCGTGGACGGTGCCAGCCAGATTCGCGTCGAACTCACCGACCGCCGGTCGTTCAGCGCGAAGGTCGTTGGCTCCGATCCGCCGAGCGACCTGGCACTGCTGAAGATCGATGCCGCCGGCCTTCGCACCCTGCCGCTCGGCGACTCCGACCGCGTGCGCGTCGGCGACGTCGTGCTCGCCATCGGCAACCCGCTCGGCCTGGGCCAGACAGTGACGATGGGCATCATCAGCGCGAAGGGCCGCGCGACCGGACTGAGCGACGGGAGCTTCGAGGACTTCCTCCAAACGGACGCGCCGATCAACCAGGGCAACTCCGGAGGCGCCCTCGTGGACACCCGCGGCGAGTTGGTCGGCATCAACTCGCAGATCCTGTCGCCCTCGGGCGGCAGCATCGGGATCGGGTTCGCGATTCCGGCACGGATGGCGCAGAACGTGATGCAGCAGTTGATCAAGAACGGCACCGTGCATCGCGCGAAGCTGGGCGTGACCGTGCAGGCCGTCAACTCGGAACTCGCGAAGAGCTTGGGACTCCAGGATGTGCAGGGCGCGCTCGTGAGCACCGTCGAGCCGGGCAGCCCGGCTCAAAAGGCCGGGATCGCGCGCGGTGACGTCATCCTGACCTTCAATGGCGAGACGGTCAGCGACAGCAACGCGCTCCGTAATCGCGTGGCGGGCAGCCAGCCTGGGACCGATGCGACACTACAGGTCGTGCGCAACGGCCGGCAGGAGACGATCCACGCACGACTGGCCGAGCTGGAGCGGGAGCGCGCCAGGTCGAACGACGACCGTGACGACGGGCCGAACCGTGGACGCTATGGCCTCTCGGTCGCACCGCTGACACCCGACATCGCGGACGAACTGGGCGTCAAGGCGAAGCAGGGTCTCGTCGTGCAGGATGTGGCCCCGGCCAGTCCCGGCTCGAACGCAGGCATCCGATCGGGCGACGTGATTGTCGAAGTGAACCACAAGCCGGTGGGCAACGTGAGCCAGTTCCAGGAAGCAATGAGCACCTCATCGAACCGCCCGGCGCTGGTGCTCGTCAACCGGCAGGGCAGCGAGGTGTTCCTGGCGCTGTCGGCGAAATCGTCGTCGTCATAATCGTCGTCGTAGGGGCGGCCCGCCAGACCGCCCCTACACCCTTGTCCCCTACACCCCTGTCCTTCGCGCCGCATCCCAGGCGGCGAACACCCACACCAGGCCCGAGACTCCGATGGCGACGGGCATGATCAACACGGCCTTCGACAGGCCGGCGCTCTCTGAGATCCGGCCCAGAATGTAGGGCGAGACCGCATCGCCGAAGAGGTGGATCACGAAGATGCTCACGGCCATCGCCATGGCCCGCATCCCCACTGGGACCACGCTCACGAGCACGACGTTGATGGGGCCGGTGCTGAGGAACAGCAGGAACTCGCCGGCCAGCAGCGCAGAGATATAGACGACGGGCTCGGCCGCCGACAGCCCGATCCAGGCGAGCGGGATGGCGAGCAGCATCGACCAGCCGGACACGTAGAGATACGGTTGCCGGATGCGCGAGCGGAGCGCATCGCACAGGTATCCGCCGGTGAACGTCCCGCCGATCCCGGCGATCACCGCGATGCCCCCGATGAGCAGATCGGCGTTGCCGAGCGTCAGGCCACGCTCGCGGTTGAAGTAGGTCGGCGCCCAGATGGTCATGCCGCCAAGGGCAAATGTGTAGGCCGTGTAGCCGATGACCGTCAGCACGTAGCCGCGGTTCCTCGCCAGCACCGCCAGGGTGCGCCCGAGCGGCTCGTCGTGTACCAACTCGCCGGGGTCGTCGTTGATGCCGCGGGGCGGGTCCGGTGCCGTCAGCGTCAGCGCGGCCAGAAGCAGGCCCGGCAGGCCGACCGCGCAGAAGGCCGCGCGCCAGCCAAAGTGCGCTTCGAGAAACCCGCCCAGCAGATAGCCAACCGCCGAACCAACCGGGATGGCCAGGTAGAAGATGGCGAAGATGCGCCCCCGCCTGCTCTTCGGGTAGTAGTCCGAGAGAAGGGCGGGCGAGATGGAGGCATACGAGGCCTCGCCCACGCCGACCGTGGCGCGGGCCGCGAACATTTGCGCGAAACTCCTCGCGAAGCCCGCCCCGGCAGTCGCCAGGCTCCAGATGGCCACGCCGGCAGCCATCAACCGGGTCCGTGACAGCCGGTCGCCGAGTTGGCCGAAGATGGGTGAGGTCAGCAGATACGAGAAGAGAAACGCGCCGGCGAGCAGGCCCAATTGGTCATCCGTCAGCCCGAGTTCCGTCTTCACACGAGGGAGCACCGCGGCGAGGATCGTCCGGTCGATGTAGTTCACGAAGTTGAGGAGCGTCATCAGGCCGAGGCCGTACGCGGCGGCCCTTCGTGGGAGACCCGACGCCCCGGTCACCGGTTCTGCAGCCGCCGACGTGGGTTCCGCCATCTGGTCTCCCCTGCTCGTCGAACCGCTCTGACACATCAGGCTCACGAGGTTACACCCGGGAGGGTGTGGTAAGAAGGCAGCGGGGTCGGGACCAAGATCTCCGACCCCGATTTCCCGGCTACCCGATCGTCATCGTCTTGGTCACCTTCCCGGCCTTCAGCGACTGATAGGTCACGGTCAGTGCGCCCTTGCCGCTGACCAGGAACTGATACTCGACCTTGCCGTCACCCGGCACCTGGAGGAACTGCACGTCGGGGCGGTACTCCTTGTAGGCGACGGTTTCGATCGGCGCCCCTGTGACACGGCCGCCCGCAATCACCTTGGTGGTGCCGCCCGATACCTTCAGCGTATCCTGCGGATGGATCTTCCGCTGCACCGCGGTGTAGGTCATCGAGGGAATCGATCCGGCGTTCACGACGCGCACGCGGATCTTGTAGAGGTCCGCGCTCACTTTCTCGGGTGCCAGCACATCGAGGCTGACGTTCGGCGTCTGACCGGCTGCGAACAGCACCGCGGACGCGTTGCGGTACGCGAGGTCGGCCAGCATGAACGGGTGCGGCAGGCGCGAGCTCATCTTCACCCAACCCCCGATCTCGATGTCGCCGAACTGCGGATGCTTGAACGGCTTCCACGGCT
This genomic window contains:
- a CDS encoding DegQ family serine endoprotease, encoding MKTDRYHLRVSPRLRLGILATLILAVGVLAGWTASGSAVDAASARAVATVATDTQAPNPAIGPRAAITGPQASYADLVSQVGPAVVTIRSERLVRATSSPFGGDESLLEQLLGRQGRRTPRQRPHEEGALGSGVIVAPDGYILTNHHVVDGASQIRVELTDRRSFSAKVVGSDPPSDLALLKIDAAGLRTLPLGDSDRVRVGDVVLAIGNPLGLGQTVTMGIISAKGRATGLSDGSFEDFLQTDAPINQGNSGGALVDTRGELVGINSQILSPSGGSIGIGFAIPARMAQNVMQQLIKNGTVHRAKLGVTVQAVNSELAKSLGLQDVQGALVSTVEPGSPAQKAGIARGDVILTFNGETVSDSNALRNRVAGSQPGTDATLQVVRNGRQETIHARLAELERERARSNDDRDDGPNRGRYGLSVAPLTPDIADELGVKAKQGLVVQDVAPASPGSNAGIRSGDVIVEVNHKPVGNVSQFQEAMSTSSNRPALVLVNRQGSEVFLALSAKSSSS
- a CDS encoding MFS transporter, whose protein sequence is MAEPTSAAAEPVTGASGLPRRAAAYGLGLMTLLNFVNYIDRTILAAVLPRVKTELGLTDDQLGLLAGAFLFSYLLTSPIFGQLGDRLSRTRLMAAGVAIWSLATAGAGFARSFAQMFAARATVGVGEASYASISPALLSDYYPKSRRGRIFAIFYLAIPVGSAVGYLLGGFLEAHFGWRAAFCAVGLPGLLLAALTLTAPDPPRGINDDPGELVHDEPLGRTLAVLARNRGYVLTVIGYTAYTFALGGMTIWAPTYFNRERGLTLGNADLLIGGIAVIAGIGGTFTGGYLCDALRSRIRQPYLYVSGWSMLLAIPLAWIGLSAAEPVVYISALLAGEFLLFLSTGPINVVLVSVVPVGMRAMAMAVSIFVIHLFGDAVSPYILGRISESAGLSKAVLIMPVAIGVSGLVWVFAAWDAARRTGV